The DNA region GATTTCCGAGCGACTTGGACATCTTTTGATTATCCATCAATAAAAATTCTCCATGCATCCAGTAATTGGCTAGAGGCTCATGATACGCGGCTTCACTTTGCGCGATTTCATTTTCATGATGAACGGCGATATGATCAACGCCACCACAATGAATATCAAAGGGCTGCCCTAGATAAGCGCGCGCCATCGCAGAACACTCTAAATGCCAGCCCGGAAAGCCTGTTCCCCATGGACTCTCCCACTCCATCTGACGCTTATGATCAACTGGCGAAAACTTCCATAACGCAAAATCTGCTGGGTGATGTTTTTCTGTATTTTCTTCGACGCGAGCACCGGCGAGCTTATCTTTGAGAGACTGTCCCGATAATTTGCCGTAGGCGGCAAATTTTTCGACATCAAAATAAATACCATCGGTTATTTGATAGGTAAAACCTTGTTCTTCGAGCTTTTGCACAAGTTCTATTTGCTCTTTAATATGCTCCGTGGCGCGAGGCATAAAATCTGGTGAGAGAATATTCATCTTGGCAATATCCTCAACAAACATCGCTTCGTAGTCTTTGGCGATATCCCAAGCGGTACGTCCAAGACGTGCTGCCGCGCCTTCAACCTTATCTTCTCCCGCGTCACCGTCGCCAACAAGATGACCTACATCGGTAATATTCATCACGTGCTTTACCTTATAGCCAAGCATCGTAAGCGAACGTTTTAACACGTCCTCAAAAACATACATACGTAAATTACCCACGTGTGCACGACCATAAACCGTCGGTCCACACGTATACAAACCCACCTCCCCTGGTTTTATTGGAGTAAAGTCCTGCTCGCTATGGGTCAGGGTATTATAGATACGCAACATGCCGATACCTTAGCGAATCTTCTGCCGTTAGTCCAAGTCTTCGTAATCATCCCCACCCGAACCACCTAAAATCGCCAAAAAAACCAAGGGAGCTAATAACCAAAATGATCGACCTGTCTCGTCCGTAAATGTCTGAACCGTTACAAAAGATAATGCATTAAGCATTTCTGGAGGGATAAGATAAAGCCCGATGCTCAAAAAAAGCCCAGACTGCAAAACACTAAAGATTAAAATCTCCCACCATTTACCTCGACTATTAGCTAACGATCTGAGTAGTGCGCTTCTCCACAAAATCAAAAAAACAATGAAAAAAATACCGAGAAACCATAAGAGCGTATACCAAGGATTTTTGCTTACTCCAAGTGATACATTTAAACGTCCGATGATTGGTGCATTTGTTACAATAGCTAGTGACACATAGGATGCTAACAATACGGTGACCGCTCGAT from Candidatus Nomurabacteria bacterium includes:
- a CDS encoding cysteine--tRNA ligase, with amino-acid sequence MRIYNTLTHSEQDFTPIKPGEVGLYTCGPTVYGRAHVGNLRMYVFEDVLKRSLTMLGYKVKHVMNITDVGHLVGDGDAGEDKVEGAAARLGRTAWDIAKDYEAMFVEDIAKMNILSPDFMPRATEHIKEQIELVQKLEEQGFTYQITDGIYFDVEKFAAYGKLSGQSLKDKLAGARVEENTEKHHPADFALWKFSPVDHKRQMEWESPWGTGFPGWHLECSAMARAYLGQPFDIHCGGVDHIAVHHENEIAQSEAAYHEPLANYWMHGEFLLMDNQKMSKSLGNLYVLPEVIERGFDPLALRLYFLSANYRQKLNFSWDALTSAQNTLKKLRQEMKWLARDGKANQGYLVDMKIALEADLNIPKALAVLHEVLRSDLSPVNKGATIIEMDEVFGLGLADWIGKTEETPKEVIQIADQRWQAKLDKDFAKADELRDTLAEAGWKMNDGKDGYELERL